A genomic segment from Lates calcarifer isolate ASB-BC8 linkage group LG13, TLL_Latcal_v3, whole genome shotgun sequence encodes:
- the LOC108887159 gene encoding trichohyalin-like — translation MTTSIPGILFFIRPWCPEGNNERRGERPSPSGDLGPPTIWKEHGRRGERPSSSGDISPSTIREKHGQRGERSLSREDTNPSTIREKHGQRGERSLSREDTNPSTIREKHGQRGERSLSREDTNPSTIREKHGQRGERSLSREDTNPSTIREKHRRRGERPPSCEDTYTFTIIGAQRQRGESPSSSDDDEYSTTLKNSQRRGESPSSSDDEPSTTSMNRRRRGESPSSSDDEPSTTSMNSRRRGESPSSSDDDEYSTTSKNSRRRDESPSSSKERPLSSDSDDSYCVFKDPAYIRVWEEEDKVKRRRMLRDFIFEWGRKQSERERRKREKKVSSEHLKLEQKEHGSWMEKQEWARRSGEEMNKQTRNEEEEGQKVEGRKETLDWKETEREKKQKVERQKRDKKEMERREKEEEKRKKWERKERDRQEKEEIEREKRAMKEKARQEKIEWRTEKNKEQELQRREKEERDRQKKEERERQKMEKKERERQKKEEKERQNREKKEKEGEEDHKERRSLLSRLCSWWTKTRATRVENISIRIDENEQPTELDEQFVEIDENFIELDEQFIEIDENFTENDGKRVSLYSFTEHFVETCI, via the coding sequence ATGACTACGTCCATTCCTGGAATACTTTTCTTTATAAGACCTTGGTGTCCAGAAGGTAACAATGAACGAAGGGGTGAGAGACCTTCGCCTTCTGGAGATCTTGGCCCTCCCACGATCTGGAAGGAGCACGGACGGAGGGGTGAGAGACCTTCGTCCTCTGGAGACATCAGCCCTTCCACCATCAGGGAGAAGCACGGACAAAGAGGTGAGAGATCTTTGTCTCGTGAAGACACCAACCCCTCTACCATCAGGGAGAAGCACGGACAAAGAGGTGAGAGATCTTTGTCTCGTGAAGACACCAACCCCTCTACCATCAGGGAGAAGCACGGACAAAGAGGTGAGAGATCTTTGTCTCGTGAAGACACCAACCCCTCTACCATCAGGGAGAAGCACGGACAAAGAGGTGAGAGATCTTTGTCTCGTGAAGACACCAACCCCTCTACCATCAGGGAGAAGCACAGACGAAGGGGTGAGAGACCTCCGTCCTGTGAAGACACCTACACTTTTACAATCATCGGGGCACAGAGACAAAGGGGTGAGAGCCCTTCGTCTTCTGACGATGATGAGTATTCTACCACCTTGAAAAATTCCCAACGAAGGGGTGAGAGCCCTTCGTCTTCAGACGATGAACCTTCTACTACCTCTATGAATCGCAGACGAAGGGGTGAGAGCCCTTCGTCTTCAGACGATGAACCTTCTACTACCTCTATGAATTCCAGACGAAGGGGTGAGAGCCCTTCATCTTCTGACGATGACGAGTATTCTACCACCTCGAAGAATTCCCGACGAAGGGATGAGAGCCCTTCATCATCTAAAGAGAGACCTTTATCTTCTGATTCTGATGACTCTTACTGTGTCTTCAAGGATCCCGCATACATTCGCGTGTGGGAAGAAGAAGACAAGGTAAAGCGGAGGAGGATGCTCCGTGATTTTATCTTTGAATGGGgcagaaaacaaagtgagagagaaagacgcAAACGTGAAAAGAAAGTGTCTTCTGAACATCTGAAACTGGAGCAAAAGGAACATGGCAGTTGGATGGAGAAGCAAGAGTGGGCCAGGAGGAGCGGAGaggaaatgaacaaacaaacaaggaatgaagaagaagaggggcAAAAGGtggaggggagaaaagagacaTTGGATtggaaggagacagaaagagagaagaagcagaaggtggaaagacagaaaagagataagaaagaaatggagagacgagagaaagaggaagagaaaagaaagaagtgggagaggaaggagagagacagacaggagaaggaggagatagaaagagagaaaagagcaatGAAAGAGAAAGCGAGACAGGAGAAGATTGAatggaggacagagaaaaacaaagagcaagaactacaaagaagagagaaagaggagagagatagacaaaagaaagaagagagagaaaggcagaagatggagaaaaaggagagagaaagacaaaagaaagaagagaaagagaggcagaacagagagaaaaaggagaaggaaggagaggaggatcaCAAGGAGAGAAGAAGTCTGCTTTCAAGACTTTGCAGTTGGTGGACCAAGACCAGGGCAACCAGAGTGGAAAATATTTCCATCAGGATCGATGAGAATGAGCAGCCCACTGAACTTGATGAGCAGTTTGTTGAAATTGATGAGAACTTCATTGAACTTGATGAGCAGTTCATTGAAATTGATGAGAACTTCACTGAAAATGATGGTAAGAGAGTCAGCTTATATTCTTTTACAGAACATTTCGTAGAAACATGCATTTAA